Genomic DNA from Anaerolineae bacterium:
TTGACAGACTCAGGCTTGAGATCCGCGACCTAAACTATGGTGAAGTAGCCAATATTCACATTCGTGAGTTGAAATTTTTGAAGTAGTCAGGAGGATATATTGTGAAAGCCGTCTTTTTTCAGCAGCATGGTGGGTTGGAGGTGCTCCAGTTTGGTGAGTTACCTGCTCCTGTGCCCGGCCCAGGAGAGGTATTGGTGCACCTGAAAGCCGCGGCCTTGAATCGGCTGGATCTATGGGTGCGGAGTGGTTGGCAAGGTCTGAAACTATCTCTCCCTCATATCCCTGGGGCCGATGGTGCCGGGGTTATTGAAGCGATCGGTGAAGGGGTCAGCACGGTAAAGGAAGGGATGGCGGTTGTCATTAACCCGAATATCGGGTGTGGAAAATGTGCGGAGTGCCTTGCCGGTCAGGATAACCGCTGCCAGGATTGGCATCTGCTCGGCGAAACGATCTCCGGTACGTATGCCGAGTACGTTGTTGTACCAGAAAGAAATGTCTTAATCTTGCCGCCATCTTTCCCGATGACCGAAGCTGCAGCAGCTGCTTTAGTCTTTCAAACTGCTTGGCATTCATTGATCACGCGCGGGCAACTAAAGGCTGGTGAAAGTGTACTGGTTGTTGGGGCATCTGGCGGTGTAAACACAGCTTCGATTCAAATTGCCAAGCTTGCCGGGGCAACGGTCTACGTAGTCGGTTCGAGTGCAGAGAAATTGGCTTTGGCAAAGTCACTTGGCGCAGATTTTCTCATCGACCGCTCTCAGGAGGAAAACTGGGCGAAAGTTATTTACCAACTGACAGAGCGACAAGGGGTAGATGTTGTGGTTGATAATGTCGGTACAACCTTTCCATTCAGTTTTCGCGCTGCCCGTAAAGGTGGTAGGATCTTAACCGTCGGCAATACCGGTGGAGCGGTCTTTGAGATTGACAACCGCTTTATCTTCGCAAAACATCTGAGTGTGATCGGTTCCACGATGAGCAATCAGCGAGATTTCAGACAGGTGATGAAACTGGTGTTTGAAGGTAAACTAAAACCTGTCGTAGATTCAATCTACCCTCTACAAGAAGCCAGGGCTGCCCAGGAGCGCCTCGAAAGTGGAAAACAAAACGGGAAGATCGTTTTGGAAATTGGGTGAATTTTGAAGACGCCATTTTTCGTAACCATTGTTTTCTTTAGTGGGTTAATTATTGGGAGTGTTCACCTTGTTGGAGTGATAGAAACGCTCCGACAATGGATAACTCTACAAAAATTGTTAGATGGTCTGGTTTATTACATCTTGATCTCGAATCTGATTTTGTGTCTGGCTGCATTTGGATTTCTCATCTCAATCTGGTATCGCCTGCGTCAGACGAAATGGCTGATTTTGGGATATTTTTTCTTGTTTATTTTGTTCTATTGGTTAGACCGTTTGGTGTTTTATCAAAGCAAGGATTTCTTTCGCCTACCCTTTGGGATTGTCCTTCAAATCGTTATTGGTTCGGTTTTGTTATTCGGTTTAAGTCGAAAATCTGTGAAAGCTTATTTTGGAGAGTCTGATGCCTGAAGAAAAAATACTCAATCCGAAGATTCTGGAATTGCGTCATTTACGTGCCCAAAGCCAACTTGGTGGTGGAGAAGAACGCATTCAAGCGCAACACGAACGCGGTAAACTGACAGCCCGAGAGCGAATTGATTTATTGCTCGATAAAGGCACTTTTCGAGAAGTTGATGCGTTTGTCGTTCATCGCACGCATGATTTTGATCTGGACAAGCAGCGGTATTTAGGCGATAGCGTCGTCACAGGTTGGGGAATGATCGAGGGGCGTTTGGTGTATGTCTTTTCGCAAGATTTTACCGTCTTCGGGGGGAGCTTGGGAGAAGTTCATGCGGAAAAGGTATGCAAGATCATGGATATGGCGATGAAAAACGGAGCGCCGGTGATCGGCTTGAACGATTCGGGGGGAGCTCGCATCCAGGAAGGAGTAGTGTCTTTGGGGGGGTATGCTGATATCTTCCTGCGCAATACCCTGGCCTCGGGGGTGATTCCCCAAATCTCTGTGATTATGGGACCGTGTGCGGGTGGGGCAGTATATTCTCCTGCGCTAACCGATTTTATCCTGATGGTACGCAATTCCTCTTACATGTTTATCACCGGTCCTGAAGTGGTTAAGGCTGTTACCCATGAAGACGTAACATTCGAGGAGTTGGGCGGCGCAAATGTACATTCTGAGGTCTCCGGCGTTTGTCATCTGGCAGCCGATAGCGAAGCCGATGCTCTGTATCTCGTGCGCAAGTTGCTCAGTTATATCCCTCAAAATAATATGGAAGACCCGCCTTATGTGCCAACTGCAGATGACCCATTACGCATGGAAGAAGCCCTGGATGACATCATTCCCGATGATCCTCAAAAACCCTATGACATTCGGGAGATTATTCGGCTGATTGTTGATGAAGGCATTTTCTTTGAAATTCAAGAATCCTTTGCCCCAAATATAGTGATTGGTTTTGCACGGCTGGGAGGTCATAGTGTGGGAGTGGTTGCCAATCAACCTGCTGTTCTAGCGGGGGTGTTGGATATTAAATCTTCTGAAAAAGCTGCTCGTTTTGTGCGCTTTTGTGATGCCTTCAATATCCCATTGGTGACCTTTGTGGATGTACCTGGCTTTCTGCCGGGGGTTAGCCAGGAGCATGGAGGAATTATTCGTTCGGGAGCCAAATTGCTGTACGCTTATTGCGAAGCCACCGTCCCGAAACTGACGGTGGTCACCCGTAAAGCGTACGGTGGAGCGTATGACGTGATGAGCAGTAAACACATACGCGGCGATGTGAATTTAGCATGGCCAACGGCTGAAATCGCAGTGATGGGGCCGGAAGGAGCGGTTAATATCATTTTTCGTAAGGAGCTTGCCAAAGCAGAGGATCCTCAGAAACGGCGTGAGGAACTGGTCAAGGAATACCGCGAAAAATTTGCCAACCCCTATATCGCTGCGGCGCGTGGGTATATCGACGATGTAATTGAACCGCATGAAACGCGGCCGCGCTTGATCAATGCTCTGGAAATGCTTGCCAATAAACGCGACACCAATCCGCCCAAAAAACATGGCTGTATACCTCTATAAATTGTCTAACAGGCAATTGGATGCAATCTAATCGGGTTGGAAGAAAATGAATAGTAAATCACTTAATTCCCAGCATGTTCGGATCAGGGGACATGAGATTTATCTGGAACAATATGATAGCGGAAAGGCACCGCTGGTTGTCTTGTTGCATCATGGATTAGGAAGCCTGAAAGCCTGGCAGGCGCAGTTAGAGTTCTTAATGGCTCATGATATTTCAGTGCTCGCTTATGACCGCTGGGGATATGGACGATCGGATGATCGCCCATCTTTAGACCCACCTGACTTTAAAGAGGATGTGCGAGATTTGAAAGCCCTTTTATCAAAAGAAAATAAAGCGCTGGTTCTGGTTGGACATTCGGATGGAGGAAATATTGCCCTGATGTATGCCAGCCGCTACCCATACAATTTGCTGGGGGTGATTGTTGTCGCCGCGCATATCTATTTTGAACCCAGGATGGCGGTGGGGATTCAAGAGCTTTTACGGTCATATCAGGAAAGTGACGTATTTCAAAAGGGATTACAGCGTCAGCATGAGGGGAAAGCGGTGTTTGAACGCTGGTTCCAGGCCTGGGCTCAACTAGGCGTGGAGTGGGATCTGAGGCAAAATCTCGCGCTCATCCAATGCCCCGTGCTGGTCGTACAGGGCAGTGAAGACGAACATGCCACCGTTCAACATGCCATCGATTGTGCGGCAGCTCTGCCTAAGGGGCGCGTCGAGATTGTTGAGGGAGCAAGTCATATGCTTCCTCAAAAATCGGTCGATGTTTTCAATCAAATCTTAATCCAATCACTTTTGGAATTCCAAAAGGTGGATCAACATGTTTAATAAAGTCTTGATTGCCAATCGAGGGGAGATCGCAGTGCGCGTTCTACGCGCCTGCCGCGAACTGGGGATGCAGACGGTTGCAGTGTTTTCGGACGCTGACCGCCATTCGTTGCATGTCCGGTATGCAGATGAAGCCTATTATCTTGGTGCATCTCCATCGCGTGAGTCATATCTGCGAGGAGATCGAATCATTGACATTGCCCGAAAGTCTGGTGCCGGTGCGATTCATCCTGGATATGGTTTTCTGGCAGAGCGGGCAGATTTTGCCCAGGCGGTTCTGGAAGCCGGGCTGGCTTTTATCGGACCCAAACCATCATCCATCGCTGCCATGGGAGATAAAGCTGTGGCACGGGCAACCGTTTCGAAGGCTGGTGTACCGGTCGTGCCCGGCACTGAGGGGGAGGGTTCTTTAAGGGATGATGAATTGCTGGGAATTGCCCCGCAAATCGGGTTTCCTTTATTGATAAAAGCAACGGCTGGTGGTGGTGGAAAAGGAATGCGCGAAGTGAGATCTATCGAAGAGATGCCCTCCCTGTTAGCAGCCGCCCGTCGTGAAGCTGAAGCCGCATTTGGCGATGGTAATGTCTATCTGGAAAAGTTAATTGATGGCGCCAGACATATTGAGTTCCAAATCCTTGCCGATATGCATGGGAACGTTATTCATCTGGGAGAAAGAGAATGCTCCTTGCAACGACGGCATCAAAAGTTGCTCGAAGAAAGCCCTTCTCCATTTGTGAGCGATGATGAAGATTTACGCCAACGAATGGGAGATGTTGCTGTTCGAGCAGCGCAAGCTGTGGGTTATGTCAATGCCGGCACAATCGAGTTCCTGGTAGACAAGGATAAGAAATTCTATTTCTTAGAGATGAACACCCGTTTGCAGGTGGAGCATCCGGTGACCGAAATGGTGACCGGTGTTGATATCGTCAAGGAACAGATTCGGATTGCGCGTGGCAGACAACTGCGTTATAAACAGGAGGATATCCGCCTGAAAGGATGGTCTATAGAATGCCGCATTAACGCCGAAGACCCGTATAACAATTTTATGCCTTCTACTGGGGTTTTGACTCATATCATACCGCCAACTGGTCCTGGTGTACGCATTGACACCGGTGTGTATCCAGGGTTTGAAATTACCCCCTATTATGATTCGCTGATCTCTAAATTAATCGTGTGGGGTGAAACCCGGGCAGAAGCAATTCTGCGGATGCGTCGTGCCCTGGAGGAATATCGGATCCTGGGGGTCCATACCAATATTCCTTTTCATCAGCGATTGATGGACTCGCACCGTTTCATGGCAGGTCAGTTTGATAC
This window encodes:
- a CDS encoding alcohol dehydrogenase translates to MKAVFFQQHGGLEVLQFGELPAPVPGPGEVLVHLKAAALNRLDLWVRSGWQGLKLSLPHIPGADGAGVIEAIGEGVSTVKEGMAVVINPNIGCGKCAECLAGQDNRCQDWHLLGETISGTYAEYVVVPERNVLILPPSFPMTEAAAAALVFQTAWHSLITRGQLKAGESVLVVGASGGVNTASIQIAKLAGATVYVVGSSAEKLALAKSLGADFLIDRSQEENWAKVIYQLTERQGVDVVVDNVGTTFPFSFRAARKGGRILTVGNTGGAVFEIDNRFIFAKHLSVIGSTMSNQRDFRQVMKLVFEGKLKPVVDSIYPLQEARAAQERLESGKQNGKIVLEIG
- a CDS encoding Acetyl-coenzyme A carboxyl transferase alpha chain, which translates into the protein MPEEKILNPKILELRHLRAQSQLGGGEERIQAQHERGKLTARERIDLLLDKGTFREVDAFVVHRTHDFDLDKQRYLGDSVVTGWGMIEGRLVYVFSQDFTVFGGSLGEVHAEKVCKIMDMAMKNGAPVIGLNDSGGARIQEGVVSLGGYADIFLRNTLASGVIPQISVIMGPCAGGAVYSPALTDFILMVRNSSYMFITGPEVVKAVTHEDVTFEELGGANVHSEVSGVCHLAADSEADALYLVRKLLSYIPQNNMEDPPYVPTADDPLRMEEALDDIIPDDPQKPYDIREIIRLIVDEGIFFEIQESFAPNIVIGFARLGGHSVGVVANQPAVLAGVLDIKSSEKAARFVRFCDAFNIPLVTFVDVPGFLPGVSQEHGGIIRSGAKLLYAYCEATVPKLTVVTRKAYGGAYDVMSSKHIRGDVNLAWPTAEIAVMGPEGAVNIIFRKELAKAEDPQKRREELVKEYREKFANPYIAAARGYIDDVIEPHETRPRLINALEMLANKRDTNPPKKHGCIPL
- a CDS encoding benzoate degradation ring-cleavage hydrolase: MNSKSLNSQHVRIRGHEIYLEQYDSGKAPLVVLLHHGLGSLKAWQAQLEFLMAHDISVLAYDRWGYGRSDDRPSLDPPDFKEDVRDLKALLSKENKALVLVGHSDGGNIALMYASRYPYNLLGVIVVAAHIYFEPRMAVGIQELLRSYQESDVFQKGLQRQHEGKAVFERWFQAWAQLGVEWDLRQNLALIQCPVLVVQGSEDEHATVQHAIDCAAALPKGRVEIVEGASHMLPQKSVDVFNQILIQSLLEFQKVDQHV
- a CDS encoding Biotin carboxylase of acetyl-CoA carboxylase produces the protein MFNKVLIANRGEIAVRVLRACRELGMQTVAVFSDADRHSLHVRYADEAYYLGASPSRESYLRGDRIIDIARKSGAGAIHPGYGFLAERADFAQAVLEAGLAFIGPKPSSIAAMGDKAVARATVSKAGVPVVPGTEGEGSLRDDELLGIAPQIGFPLLIKATAGGGGKGMREVRSIEEMPSLLAAARREAEAAFGDGNVYLEKLIDGARHIEFQILADMHGNVIHLGERECSLQRRHQKLLEESPSPFVSDDEDLRQRMGDVAVRAAQAVGYVNAGTIEFLVDKDKKFYFLEMNTRLQVEHPVTEMVTGVDIVKEQIRIARGRQLRYKQEDIRLKGWSIECRINAEDPYNNFMPSTGVLTHIIPPTGPGVRIDTGVYPGFEITPYYDSLISKLIVWGETRAEAILRMRRALEEYRILGVHTNIPFHQRLMDSHRFMAGQFDTRFVEERFSLESAQESVETHPDIAAIIAAVVAHRQTRRAAQLFRRSERDISNWKWLGRWERMRK